A genomic region of Miscanthus floridulus cultivar M001 chromosome 3, ASM1932011v1, whole genome shotgun sequence contains the following coding sequences:
- the LOC136545092 gene encoding uncharacterized protein has translation MDPCPFVRVLVGNLALKMPASTTSAPRSTSSSGSGVHPTTAPCYCRIRLNKLPYQTASAPLLPATEEGPASCTGAFAAAFHVSRADLDRAAAKPALLLGARLRRRTARLKVAVYAGRGGGVGASCGGGASGRLIGKLVVPLDLGAAMAKPVVFHSGWVPIGKRRAGRGKAAAAAAARAQLNLTVRAEPDPRFVFEFDGEPECSPQVLQVKGSMKQPMFTCKFSCRSNSDLRSRSVQSDPGTAGPRNWLAKFGSERERAGKERKGWSVTVHDLSGSPVALASMVTPFVASPGTDRVSRSNPGGWLILRPVDGTWTPWGRLECWRERGGSSGDTLGYRFELVPDHTANTGASGAGGAGVCVVESGVPASRGGRFAIDLTAAQPFGRSGTPGCSPRVSGDFGHHGGLWPFGSFRGFVMSVAVQGEGRCSRPTVEVGVAHVGCAEDAAAFVALAAAVDLSMDACRLFSCKLRRELSASRAELLR, from the exons ATGGACCCGTGCCCGTTCGTGCGGGTGCTGGTCGGCAACCTCGCGCTAAAGATGCCGGCGTCAACAACATCCGCCCCACGCAGCACCTCCTCGTCCGGCTCCGGGGTACACCCGACCACGGCGCCCTGCTACTGCCGCATCCGCCTCAACAAGCTGCCCTACCAGACGGCCTCGGCCCCGCTGCTGCCGGCGACGGAGGAAGGCCCGGCTTCCTGCACGGGCGCCTTCGCCGCCGCGTTCCACGTCTCCAGGGCCGACCTGGACCGCGCCGCCGCCAAGCCCGCGCTCCTCCTCGGcgcccgcctccgccgccgcaccgCGCGCCTCAAGGTCGCCGTGTACGCCGGCCGCGGCGGAGGGGTTGGCGCGTCCTGCGGCGGCGGAGCCTCCGGCAGGCTGATCGGGAAGCTCGTCGTCCCGCTCGACCTCGGGGCTGCTATGGCTAAGCCCGTCGTCTTCCACAGCGGGTGGGTCCCCATCGGCAAGCGCCGCGCGGGGCGTGGtaaggccgcggcggcggcggcggcgagggcgcaGCTTAACCTCACCGTGCGCGCTGAGCCTGACCCGAGGTTCGTGTTCGAGTTCGACGGCGAGCCTGAGTGCAGCCCGCAGGTGCTTCAGGTGAAGGGGAGCATGAAGCAGCCCATGTTCACGTGCAAGTTCTCCTGCCGCAGCAACAGCGACCTGCGCTCGCG GTCCGTGCAGTCTGATCCGGGCACCGCAGGCCCGCGCAACTGGCTGGCCAAGTTCGGTTCCGAGCGCGAGCGCGCGGGGAAGGAGCGGAAGGGGTGGTCAGTGACGGTGCACGACCTATCGGGCTCGCCGGTAGCACTagcgtcgatggtgacgccgttcGTGGCGTCCCCAGGGACGGACCGCGTGAGCCGGTCGAACCCAGGCGGGTGGCTGATCCTCCGCCCGGTCGACGGGACCTGGACGCCGTGGGGCCGCCTCGAGTGCTGGCGCGAGCGCGGCGGCTCCAGCGGGGACACCCTGGGGTACCGCTTCGAGCTGGTGCCCGACCACACCGCCAACACGGGCGCCAGCGGCGCCGGTGGCGCGGGCGTGTGCGTGGTCGAGTCCGGCGTCCCGGCGTCCCGCGGCGGGCGGTTCGCCATCGACCTGACGGCGGCGCAGCCGTTCGGGCGCAGCGGGACGCCCGGGTGCAGCCCCCGCGTCAGCGGCGACTTCGGCCACCACGGCGGTCTCTGGCCGTTTGGCAGCTTCCGCGGATTTGTCATGTCGGTCGCCGTGCAGGGGGAGGGCCGGTGCAGCAGGCCCACCGTCGAGGTCGGCGTCGCCCACGTCGGCTGCGCTGAGGATGCCGCGGCATTTGTTGCTCTGGCCGCCGCTGTCGACCTCAGCATGGACGCGTGCCGCCTCTTCTCCTGCAAGCTCCGCCGGGAGCTGTCGGCGTCCCGCGCCGAGCTGCTCCGGTGA